ACCACACAAGGAGTAGAACAATATCTTGAGACTAGTAATTCTAACTTTCTGCACACCAGATAGATTCACATGAAGTTGAGCATTCCAAAAAGTTGTGGTTTATGTTTGACTTTCAAAATTATATCTTTTCAGGTTAATAAAGGAAAGGCCAGACACAGACTCACCTGGCCATCTGATCCAGTGAATTCTGTATCAATAGCATCACGAGTCGTTCCACTAACCGGACTAACAATTGTTCTGTCCTCTCCAACTAAAGCATTCAAAATACTACTTTTACCAACATTTGGACGACCAACAATGGCGATTGCAGGAACGTAATTCTCTTCTTCAAGATATTCTGGCTCCTACAAAATATTTCACAAAGTAAAatatttcccttttctttttgatTGGTAAAACAATTGTATTAAATGAAAAGGGTTCAAGATGAAGAAGGAGGAATACAAAAATTAAtgggaaaaggaaaataaaacaacGGAAAAAGCTATAATAAAATCCAGAAATTTCCTATGCGTTAAGTTACTAAGAGGAAGTCCAAGGCATGTGTTCCCCATTATCTtccttgaaaatttcattttctTGTGAAAAAATTAACTCTCTACTGAAGCCTTCACCTGGAGGAGCTGAAGAGAAGAAGATTTCTTTGGCTGCCATGAGGTTTCCATCTTCTATAGCAGTAACTCATGCCCCCTTCTAACATTGCTCTTTCATCTCAACCCCCGGGATTGATCCCACACAAACTTTAGATTTCTTTTCATAACTTCCTTTTCATAGTTTGATATATAGATGAAGAAATTTAATTTGCTTCATATCTCCAATAGCTGTACAGATTTATCCTATGCATAGTTATTTTCAGATTCTGTACATGTAGCTTTGATTTGGCACCAACTTTTGTGTTGTTGCTTTTATGGTTTACTTAAATTAGCGAATATGTGACTTAACCTATTTCTGTgcataatttctggaaataaggCACAGAAATACTCCTCAGAGGCCTTAGCCACTAAGATAGTATACTAATCTAAGCAAAAGGACACCTAATCTCAGCGCAGACGAAGGGGTACCTCAACTTTCTTTATCCCTGAGCAAACAAGATCTAGAAGCTCTCCAGTTCCAGTTCCCGATAAAGCAGATACTGGAAGGGGATCAAACCTAATAAATTAAACAAAGGAACATGTTTTATAAGATTAAAGAAAAGGAACATTTAAACAGCAGTCATGAAGTTACAATGTTTATTTATAAAGAATGAATCAAGTTCATTGATGCATATCATATTGAATTTCTGAAAAAGATTAGGGAAAAGAATTCTAGTTTTTGAAAATCTCAAGCACAGAACGCAACAGACTTTCcaataaacaaaagaaataaacaGAACTTATGGTACAAAAATAATGATATATCGCCAGAATAATCAGCTCACCCCAAAGACCAAAACTCTGATGCTTGTGAGATTCCCTTGCGTGGAGATTCACACTTATTTACAGCAAGAATAATACATTTGTCCGAGTAGTGCTTGCGTAGCCAATCTGCTATTTCCACATCAGCAGCATTTAGACCTGCCTGTTTAAAATTTGTTATTCTGTCTTACCATATTAATCTATACACTTTAACCACTAATAAGAATAAGGTAATGTCTAGCAATCAGAATTTGACAATAAAGAAAGTTACGACATCCATATATTAAGCATGTCGGTTCTGCTAACTGCATGACACATGAGAAGCTTAAGACCGTGTGGGGGAAGGCTGTGGCGGAGCCACATGTATTTAAGGGGTGTCGATACTCCTTCTTCAGAAAATTACACTATGCAGCTAGGTAACATATTGACACCCCTTGGCTTCTTCATGagtttacttctttatattttgatcCATCTTAATGAAAATTCTGGCTCCGCCACTGGGGGATGAGGTAGAGAGAGTGAGGGTGGGTTGAGAAAAAGGGGAACAAAACTCTAATCACGGTTCAAGGAAAATGCTTTCTTCTTGGAAATcatttttccttaatttcagGAAATATTTTCCCAGACAAACGAAAAgtaggaaaacattttccgaaaatgtatccttcataccaaacacaccctctATCTTTTTGGAAATCTCATTACCTAAAAATGAAAGTTCATCACCCcttattaattaatttttcaaaataaaattagTCTCCAAGTAATTCGGCTAAAGGATATACCTGGCCATCAACAAGGAATATAATGACAGATGACTCTTCAACAGCCACAGTAGCTTGTTTCTCAATCATTGAAGGCATTCTAGCAACAGCGGCCTCCCTGGTAGCAAGTGGAATGCCCTCCATTCCAATTGTTGTTGAGATAGCAAGTTCTTCCATTAAATCAGCTTGTGATTTCGAAATGGTAAGCACACCTCCTGTATCCACCACCACAAATTCATAGTTTCCCCAAAATGCTCTACCATACAAGCGATCCCTTGTTACCCCGGGTTCATCTACCACAATGGCCTTCTTCCCCTGATGAAGATAAAACAAGTGTCATGAAGAGAAATCCAGAGCAAGAAGAAATCATATAAGAAAACTGGATCATTTATAAAGATTGTCAAGGTTCTATTTCCTGGCAATCAAAAATCAAGACAAGTTTAGAGAAAATACCCCAACAAGACGATTAAATAGTGCTGATTTACCAACGTTCGGTCTTCCAACAATCGCCACCTTAGGAAGAAGATGATCAGGAATCTGCAAATAAACTTTTACTGGTCAAGTCAACCGTATAAACTTAGATCTTCATATAGATCACAGTAAATTAGTAGAATACACATAGAGGACATAGAAGGTAGATCTTCACAAAGCACTCAGAATgttagtacaacaacaacaacaacaaacccagtgtaatcccacaagtgggtctGGGAGAgcaggatagtgtgtacgcagccttacccctaccttgtgaaggtagagaggttgtttccaatagaccctcggctcagggaAGCATAGTCACATCACttgttgaaaagaaaacaaagcacTCAGAATGTTAGTTGCTGAACTGCCTTTGTACATATTTTAGCCGTTTGCTTGATGAAAATCTATGTTGCGCAAGTCTCCAAAAATGCTGCCGGGTGTGCGCAAATCCTCCGAAAGTAATGgttttttggaggatccgacattGGTGCAGCGGCATTTTGGAGGATCCAAGCAACATGTTGGAAATTGTGTTCCAACCTATCCTTCTTTTTCTGGCTAGACGAGTCAATTCGGCAGCTCAACACAGGAGTCTCTTAGATTCAAAACACATAGCTACTCATGATTCCAAGATACTAGTTGAATAATCACAAAATAGAAAGAGTTGAGTCAAGTAAAAGAAAGGTGTAGTATCTTGTGCTTATCATAATGCGAAAAATGAGGACAAGCAATTACTTAAAATGAGTTATGGTTGCAGTCTCACTTCAGGCTCTTTCTTCAGTTTCATGATTAATAATCAATTTCCAGTTTACACATAGCAGGCTTATATAATAACAAACAAAGGGAAGAATCCTTCAGACAAGAATATCATATCATGATTTATGAACAAATCTCTACTACAGTTCAATTTTATTTTCTCAGTAAGACTCTCTTAAGTATGGGAGTATAAGTTCCAACATAGTAGCAGATGAGATACTAACATTTTTTGAGGTATTATTACGTCTCTTCTCCTTGACTTGTGCTTCTTTTGGACTAGATCTCTCCTCTTCTGTAATCAACAAAGGAAGAACATCTTGAGAGTTAAAGGGCTAAAAAGATATAGGCTGCAACAACGGAACAGTTTAGCAAGATCTTATAAAATATATTGCATTTTGGTCTCATCTTCCCTGCAATTCAATGATTAACAGCAAAATCAATTTCCAAAGCTTTAGCAGTTAAAGAGCTGTAACAGGATTATCCACAGAACTCCATCCATTGCAGTATCATTGAACCTCTGTGCTAGAGTTACATGTCGGCAATTTTCTAGTATTTAGGAGGAAACCCTTCAGTTGAAATAACATATGCAGGATGGGAAGGGGGAAATGCAAAGGCCCTATGTTTGTGCAGATAGAGGAGGAAAGATAGCACCCAAGGGTAtggcctagtggtcaatgaagtgggtcGAGAACTTGAGTTTTCAGGTTCAAATCCCTGCGGAGACAAAAACACCACGTGATTTCTTCCTATTTGTCCATTCCTTGGTAAATAGAGTTACCTAGTACCGGTTGCGGTGGAGGTAGCATGTATACTgtggaattagtcgaggtgcgTGAGAGCTGGCCCGGACACCACAATTAGAAAAAAACAAGGAAAAGGGAAGATAGTATTTTGGATTTCCCTGTTTAAAAAGGTTAAAACTTCAGCATCAAGGGGAAAAATAAATCTTATACTTGGAATATTTCAAACTTTCAATTAAGATTCCTTCGCTCTACTGCTATCCCCTTTTGCCGCTTTATGTTCAACTAGAAAGTGTCTAATTTTGAAGCTCAAAGGACAGTCCAAGACTCCGTTTGGTTAACCTTCTGTACAaagaccaacaacaacaacaacaacaaccaacccAGTGTAATGGGTCTGGGGAGTTAGTGTGTACAGAGAACAAGGATGGTAAAGAAAAATATGATAACAACAATCTCTCTCACATTTGTAACTTGTTTCAGATTAAACTCAATATACCAAACAATAACTGAAGAAAATCTCAGTTAGAGTATGAGTCATGTTTTCGAATTATTCTATTTTAAAGAGGCAGCATTGCAAGTTTTGGActtttacacacacacacacagagacacACATTTCAGGATAGAGTAACTCTCTCTATAAATATAACTCGTAAAGTGAAAGTATGGAAATAGAGATAAACCTATAGTCAATTGTCGAGACAAAGAATCTGAAAATTCTCGAACGACAAGTTCAGCTTCACGTTCGAGTGACTCAACATCAATGCTATTGCTATCATCATCTTCAATATACTCTTCTTCTAATTCAGAGTCTTCAATTTCCACCAACTCCGCTTCTTCATCTTCATTTTGTGTACTACTACTGGAGAACGGTACGGCCGGTGGAAGGCAAAAGCTCCGGCTAAGAGTGTAGCGGCGATGGCGGAGGTGGCAACGGCGGGAGAGAGAGACAGGTGGAAGAAATggaatagaggaagaagtgggtGCAATTGGGGAGAGGAGAGAGAGAGTTCGTGATAGAGATATTGCTGCACTTACCTCCATTGATGCTGAGAGAGTGAAGGAGCAAAGAGAGGTTATCCTTTGTCTTCCAGTCCAGAGAGGTTATTATAAACGGAAAGTCTGATGTTTAATATAAGTCGTATTTGGGGAATGCGTTTATAAGCGTTTGTAGATATTTATAAGGCACATTTGTAGGATGCGATTTATAAGGTGCTGCGTTTCTCATGTCATATTGTAAGTCCAATTTTAGAATATTATTTATAAGTCGCATTCATAATGCAACTTATAAGTCGCGTTGATCGTTTATGCATTTATAAGTTGCTTATTTTTTTACATTTCCTTTTCATCTTTGTTGAGCTAAGTATCTTCGGAAACAACATGGTTAGggattgttattgttattgtttgtCGTTTATAGATTTTGAAATGCTGTGTGGAATCGATTTTTATGTGCTATTTGTTATATGCTGGAGTGCGATGTACTAATCGCATTTTTCCAGTGCATTTTGTAAGCACATTTCTGAAGTATATTTTTAAGTCATATTCTTGAAGTACGATTTACCAATCATATTTTTTTTAAGTGCAATTTATAGGTCGCAATCTAAAATATAATTTATAGTCGCATTTCTAAAATTTTGTAGATTACATTTTTAAAATGCTATTTAAATTCATCTCTCAAACGGACTGTTTTACATATTTcagccaaaaatcaaattttaCATATCTGTTTTGCATATTTTTGGAATTCTGACTATAATTACCCCCAATGTTACGGCCAAAAATTCATATTTTGGGGAAAAAACTACTATAAAGACAAAAAGATAGTCCCAAATGTGGGTAAAGATACATATTTATCTCAAGAAGATTACAATACTGTGTCAGTTCAGGTAAAACGGTCTCAAGATATACAAGGTTTGACTGCAACAGTCAGACTAACAACAAATACAACAACATACTCAGAATATTCTCACAAGTAGATTCTGGGGATAATAGTATGTTCGCAATCCTTATACCTTGTGAAGGTAAATAGGCTATTTTCGAAAAACTCTCGGTTCAATACAACAAAATCACAGCTTTTAGTGAACTACGGCAAATGAAATAGTAAAAACATCCAGAAAAAATAAGCAAACGGTCAGACTATTAAAGAAAAAGGGGTACATACATCTCTTTTAATATCATTGTGTTTTTATCATtggaaactaaaagaaaattaaagaaaaagataTTCTATAAAACAGATAGCAACTGGTCTATCTACTGAGATATAAAGCTGCTTCACTTAACCAATGCCTCCCAACTAAATCTTGGGAAATATTGTATCATTAAAGATAAATGATAGTTCCTATACAACTAAAAATCAACCAACCACCCTCCTCCAATGCCCAGGTGCATATTTCACTAGCTCTCTTGACAATAATAACAACTATTGCGCCTCAATCGCAAGCAAGGGTCGACTTCTCCTGTCCATATAAGCTCTATCTCAGTCGAGCAGTCCGATGCACAAAGTATCAGCATTCACACAGGGTCCGGGGAATGACCGCACCCTtgggtgtgatgtagacaactTACCTTAATGCAAGCATCAATGGCTACTTTCACGGCTCGAGCCCGTGACCATATCTCAGTCCAATATTATATATAACAAACTTAACCCTCCTAATAAATCTTTAACTCATTAGAGTTTACATGTATAGAGCCTAAAACACTTTATCACTGATATTCTTCAAGATATTGCAGCCAATGTAATGCATACCAAACCAGGTGAAATCTAGTTAGTGACAGCAATTCCAGAATTAGCAATTCCAGAATTAGCAATTCCATATAAAGATTTGCCTCATATTTTTTATCAGATTGTAGCAAAACTCTGCTCTGGTTTTACCATTATCTTGACTGGTTTCCCAAGCTTGGATTTATCTTCCATTCGAGCAATTTCAAGAGCCCTCTCACAAATTGGATATCCTTGATCATCCCATGACTCCAGTATTACGCCAGAACCAATACAAGTCCTTCCATTGTAAAAGGCTGCAAATTGTCCAGCTGCCAGACCCTGATCATCTTCAGATATCCGGACAACTGCAACTTCCTGCCCATGTTCATCAACTTCCATGGCCAAGCTGCAGTTGTAAAAACCGGGACCATGACGAACCTAGAAAACCAGTAAAAACTAAGAATTTTGCTTGTATATAAACACCATATTACTCTGAATTTCCAGTGCTACCAAGCTCACATTgcaaaaaattggaaaaaacaaCAGTACCCacctaaaataaaaataatcaagcaaaagaaaaatgaaatccCAAGAAATTCAACTCTTATCTCCACTAGTCTGCTATGTCACGTATATTATAGCCTTTGTTCTTTACAGCCTAAGTTCATGTTGAACATTCTTAGATACGTATAAAGGTGTCAATGAActcaaacaataaacaagaagttTAACGGAGGAAACAATAAAAGGAAGATTTACCTTGCATTGAAGCTGACTGATTTGTCTAGGAGGTAACCCACTGAGCCATTTTAAGGATCCAACACGAAATAACCGTCTTTTCTTGTCAACAGAGAAATAATTTCTCGATACATATACGACATTGTTTTTAATATCCTTCTCCACAACATACCTACAAAGTAAGCAAAATATTTAATAAGCACATTTGAAAACTCATGCAAAAGAACAACATATATTTGGATTGATGATTACTATAATTGCTCATAATTCCTAAACACAATGAAGATCAGGGCCATAAGATGACAATACGCAAGCATTTTGTTCTCTTTGGAGGGTGGATTATGGCAACTGTCATCCGCCATATAACTTGTTAATGATCAAGTAGCCATGTGCAGTAGGCGGTTAATAACACAATAAAAAACAAATGGATATAAGATAATCAAACTGCATAACTACTTGAGACCAGAGCTGGTCACATATATATTAAGAAAGAGCTAGTAGACACATACCAGGGTCCTCCAGGAAGACGTAAACCTTGGCGTTGGCCAATAGTATAGAACCAAAAGCCACGGTGGTTTCCGAGATAATCTCCACTCTCTGCTTCCAATATAACACCTTCTGATTCTCCAATGTGTCTAGCGACAAATTCACTGAATTTTATCTGAAACTCCAAATGGAACTGAGACTAAGATCTCTTGGGGTCAATTGAACTATATGCAACTACAAAAAATTAAGAACAAATCTTAAACTTTTTGGAGAAGTTTGCAATCTAACAGAATTAAGAAAGTGTGTAGCTAAAATAATGAATCTACGGCTAAGAGATTTGTCGTGTAGACCCTCTATGCAGAAGATGAAGTTTTCAAATCTAACTAGTCATGGTTATAGAATATACTTATATTACCCGTACTGGTGGATGGAAAAATGTGAACCTCCACATCCCATTATAATGTGTTGGCAGCTTGATATAAAATGGTTCAGATATAGCAAAAAGATTGTAAGGCCCACTTTGCATTGACAATTTTAGACAATTACCTGTTTGCCGCAATAAATCCGGCAAGCTCATCTATTGTTGTTTAGCAAATAATGCTCATGAGTCATGGTTAAGAGAGCTACTTAACTGGTTACAACTTACCAGCAGGAATAGCTAAACTAGTTAGTAACTAACCTATTTAAGTTACTTCACGAGAATGGCATACGACTGTACCGACATCACCTTATACCAAAAAACAAAAAGTTCATGTTAACTGTCGAATGTGCTGGTAAAACAGACCTTGCCAAGAAAGCATATTCCTTGTGAATCCTTCCTGTCTTGGTTTGGTAGATTAAATGATTTAGCAAGCATGCGAACTTCATCCTGTAGATACGTGATGAAAGATTAAGAGCACTTCAGCCTCAATGAAGAATTGAATTTTTCAAATGATCACATCCCAGTATGAAGGAGGGTAAAGACGGATTCTCTCTCAGCAACATAATATTTGATCATTTTATAGCAACGATATTGTAGAGAAGTGATAAGCATAATTAGAAAAGTCTCACCTCACCTTTGGGATACATCCAAGTGGGAAAATCAGCCGTTTAAGCTGAGCCTGTGAGAGATGCGAAAGGAAGTAGGTTTGGTCCTTGACCTGAAACAACACCACTGCGGACATAAGAAATCAGCTGCATTGACCCAAAAAAGAGAACGAAAAACTTGGGACGAGGACGTGTTTAGAATACTAGGAAAAATCAGACGAAACTACAGAAATATCATGCAGAACTTCCAAAATACATAAAAAGATGAACATAGAAATGGAATTTCAAAGAATTTCACTCATGTGTTGTTTAATGTTACTGTTCACTAGACTAAGGAAGACATGGGATTTCTGAAAAGAAATTAATTATGCCAAGAGTAGGCAGGAGATTTTAAAGAGCCCTTCAATGCAAGTTTTCAGAAAAATGGAGGACAATACTAGCACAACTTGGTACACTCACAAACTAGAGGTATCAAATAGGAATGTCGGGCTAAATTTAGGCCAGTCTAAAAGGGTTGAGTCAATAAATGGCTGATGAACCAACCCGTCCAGAATTTTCTCGAATCAATATGGATTTGGGCATTCGACCAATTCGGGTAGAACGGACTATCGCTAAACCAACCAAACTCAAACATTTTTTCATTTATTTGTTTTTTAaccaaatcgaaaaaaaaaacttttccttTCTTTATAGAAGAGAAACTCAGTGTGCAAATGTATTTTATCAAACAGTCCATCCTCGTCTGCTGAACACGTATGTCTCTTGCAAACAAAACTGCTTTTGATGGGAGCATAATGCTTAATTCCTGACCATATACATCTGCCTAAGTTTATTCAATTTCTCGTATGTTCATCCTTTTACCTAAAATCAAGAAAGATTCTTTCCCACCATGTCATCTTCAAAATCTCCCCTTCTCAAGTAAATACATCAAACTTTACAAAAGAAAACATGGAAACAGGCTCAAAGAAACATGTATAAGTATGGTAAAAACGTACTGCAAATACAAGTTCAAAACATTATATACACACCATATCCTTTGACAATTCTAAGATAGAAGGTTCATCCAGATGATCAGTAGATGCGTGGACAATCTTTGCATaatgtccagaagcaacaaagtCAAATTCCATTCCGCTAATGGCATCCATAAAAGCACCTGAAAATTTGTTTTGCCATTTTCAAGCCAACGAAATTAAAAGGCAGCAAAAAATAGTGCATTGATAATGTAAGATGACTGACCAAATTTTATTCTAGTATTACAAAGGACATCTGGATTTGGAGTCCTGCCACATTTGTACTCCTCAATGATATATGATACCTGAACATGTTAAACTTACATATCAAAAAACAAAATTACAACCGAGCTTTCATCAATAGCCTCTAGCTTATCTTTATATTACATCACATGAAGAAACCTTTGTAAACAGAACCCAATAAACACGTAACAAAGTTCCACTCAATGAGACAAAGCTggtaaaatgagtaattaagcaGCTCAAAAGTAAACAGAAACATACCACATTATTCCAATATTCATCAGTCAAATGGACAACTTCCAATGGTACATCAACCTGAAAAGTTTGAAAACAGATGCTGTGGAAACTTAATTTGGAAATAGCAAACTAACTAATGCAAGAGAATGAACACCTCCTCCCTCCCTCCATAACAGGAACCATCAACCTGAAAAGACCTTGTGGAAACATAACATCAACCTCAAAAGCACTCGCAGAAACATGGTTGGGAATATCAGATTACTAATGCACGGCCAGGTAAAAGAAACAATCACCCACAATATGGATTATGTGCAAAGGTAAAGTGCATCATGCCCGAAAACTCTTGATTTAATCTTATTTCAAACTATTTGGTATTCGGTATGGttatcctttttccttttttctttttctaaagcCAGGCAGGAAGTTGTATAATCCTGTCCATTAACTTCAGATTTAGCATTTAACAGAAAATTAACCTAAATCAGACAGAGCTATCACTACAGAGATGACTGAAAGAAAGCAGCTGTGTCTACAATGTATCAAAATTCTGTTCCAAACCAATACATAAGAAAATGACCGAGGAAAAAAGACTGACCTGGTCACAAACAGCCTTTGCATATTTTAAGTCATCCTCCCATGGGCATTCAGACCAAAAGTTCTCAAAGTCTTCCTACAAAAGAGAAGGCAATACACTTTAGGAATTGTTTGATAAACCAAATTCACTGCTTGAAACTAAAAAGATTAAGGGGTCGTCAatgttatcaaaggcgaaaagtGCAAAAAACTCAAAGGTTTGTTGCACCTTTAAGCGCAAAATGCAAATAAAGTGTGGGCTTAAATGAAGAAAGGCACATATGGtggaaaaaatacaaatatgtaTGTGTAGTCAAAAACTAATAATTATAAGCATGAATGATAAATATatggataaagaaattaaaaaagaaaattatgtgaaatatcaattgtttagtCTCGCCTCTTCAGGATTACGTTCATTAGCAAGGAAAAATATGCCTTAGAGTCTTAATGACCACACTGAAGCACCCGCTAAGAGAGGCGAAGCCATCAATGTTTTGCACCTCGCTTCAAGGCGTAGTATATAGCTTATTTTAGACCATGGGTTTCACAAAGTTTCTTCATTTCTTAAACTTCGTACCCAATTACGTGGTAATGGTGGGAGGTGGCAGGTATACTACAGAATTAGTCGAGGTGCGCGCAAGCTGGTTATAAAAAAACTTCATGCCCAATCAAACTGGGGAGTACCACTTATTTGATTTATCAAAAGCAAAATAGAAAGAGGAAATAGTAGCAAAAGCAGCTCATATTCTTTAACTCTGTATACCAACTCAAAAGAAGACTAAATAATTATGGGCAAAAGTAGTGAAGTTACATACTTGAAACCAAATCTTGAGATAAAAAGCAGTACAGGAATGTCCAGCAGCATGAAGCAGTCTAAGAGCGACGCTGCTATCAACGCCGCCACTAACCAAAACCGCAACTTTGAGAGGATTTTTATGTGACATGGAGCAAGATAAGTATGTGGGGTCGATTTTCTCATCCACATAAGTCCTAATTGGGGATGAAACTGAAATGGGTTTTATAGAAAACAGTCTTCTTGTAAAAGTTGTGAGCTTTTTTGGTTGATTAAAAGAGTGGATAAGGGGTTTTTGGAAATGGGAAAGGGAGAATAAGTGTTTGAGAGATTGTGAAGATTGAAGGGTAAGAGGTATTGTTGACATGGTTGCCCTTAGCATTTCTGTTCGTTTGGGGAATGAGGTTCGTGAAGTCCTGGCTATGGCGGAAGCATTTGCTTCaaagtttttttgtttttgtttttttccttttaactAGCTTCAAAGCTTTTTTGATATGGCTACTGAGCTTTAAAAGTGTTGTACAATGTGCATTGATGATTGTAAAGCCACTTTGGAATTATTAATTCACTCTTTAACGAGGTGCTCAGATTAAGGCTGGGCATATATGGGTAAAACGGATAACCCGAAACATTACTTGTTATTGGACTATCGGTATTGGGTTATCgggttaacggttcggtaacAGTTTATAATTTGAAATTTTAACATTCCTTTGCCacatatgaaaccttattaccctcaatgtttaaggtccCCCTACGTTTTACCTTTTCCCTTCACTCCCCCGTGTTTAACGCCTATTTTCTTCTTTACAGAACAAAAGCTACCCACGTTCTTCATTATTCTCCATTTAAATTCACCAAATATTGAAGTTATCATTCTACAAAATTCGTTCTCATCTTTTGTCAAGTTGAAGTTAAACCATGAAGAACATCAAATCTACCCAAAAAAATACCTAAAAAATCTACAGTATGTGATATCCCCTCTTTCGATTTGGGTGTTTTAACACCAAAATCACCACAAAAAAACAAGTAAAATCTACACATGCAATGGAACCTACTACCCACAGTTCATCTCCGAGACAAATCCGTGCTGAGATGAGAACAAAGCAAATGCACGATGTAGATGTTGGAGGAAGTGCTACAACTGGCGGCAAACAACTCAAAAGAAAGGGGAAAGATGTATGTGTAGATGACGACTTTGTTGAAGATGTCCCTAAAATTCCAACAGTTAAAAACCCCAAGTTGTCTCCTGCTTCCTCAAAACAACCAGTCCAAAAAACTCCCAAAACTGGTTCAGAAAAAAAATTGGTGAAGGTAAACATTTATTATTTTCGTTTCCagttttttagttttgttttggaTGTAAAAATCTCTGTTTTAAGTATTTTGGTAAATTGTAGATTAGTTGTCTTaattttgtagattatttgtagtTGTGATTTTTTACAGTTTATAATTATAGTTATTTTGTAGTCGTTTTGTAGTTATATTGTCGTTAGCTTTTAAATTTTGAAACAGAGTTGTAGTTACTTTTTTCTTCCTACATTTTTGTAGATAATGTTTATATCTGTAGATGTCTTGTAGTGTTTTGTAGTTATATGTGTGGTAGGCTGTATTTTGTTGAAACAGATTTGTATGTATTTTTTCTTCCTGATTTGTTTTTAGCTATTTGTGTAGTGATTGTGTAGTTATATGTAGATAATATGTAGATTAATGCTTCATTTTATGCAGTTTAGTAATGTGAAATAATTTATCATTTTGTGCAGAATGGACAT
The Nicotiana sylvestris chromosome 11, ASM39365v2, whole genome shotgun sequence DNA segment above includes these coding regions:
- the LOC104219584 gene encoding uncharacterized protein is translated as MEVSAAISLSRTLSLLSPIAPTSSSIPFLPPVSLSRRCHLRHRRYTLSRSFCLPPAVPFSSSSTQNEDEEAELVEIEDSELEEEYIEDDDSNSIDVESLEREAELVVREFSDSLSRQLTIEEERSSPKEAQVKEKRRNNTSKNIPDHLLPKVAIVGRPNVGKSALFNRLVGGKKAIVVDEPGVTRDRLYGRAFWGNYEFVVVDTGGVLTISKSQADLMEELAISTTIGMEGIPLATREAAVARMPSMIEKQATVAVEESSVIIFLVDGQAGLNAADVEIADWLRKHYSDKCIILAVNKCESPRKGISQASEFWSLGFDPLPVSALSGTGTGELLDLVCSGIKKVEEPEYLEEENYVPAIAIVGRPNVGKSSILNALVGEDRTIVSPVSGTTRDAIDTEFTGSDGQKFRLIDTAGIRRKAAVASSGSIPEALSVNQALRAIRRSDVVALVIEAMACITEQDCKIAERIEKEGKGCLIVVNKWDTIPNKNQETTVFYEEDVRRKVRSLSWAPIVYSTAIAGHSVEKIIVAAAAVEKERSRRLTTAILNQVVREAVAFKAPPRTRGGKRGRVYYSTQAAIRPPTFVFFVNDAKLFSETYRRYMEKQLRTSAGFAGTPIRLLWRSRRKMEKSDGKDGPTKMQENFKDREKKLAVPA
- the LOC104219583 gene encoding uncharacterized protein; this translates as MLRATMSTIPLTLQSSQSLKHLFSLSHFQKPLIHSFNQPKKLTTFTRRLFSIKPISVSSPIRTYVDEKIDPTYLSCSMSHKNPLKVAVLVSGGVDSSVALRLLHAAGHSCTAFYLKIWFQEDFENFWSECPWEDDLKYAKAVCDQVDVPLEVVHLTDEYWNNVVSYIIEEYKCGRTPNPDVLCNTRIKFGAFMDAISGMEFDFVASGHYAKIVHASTDHLDEPSILELSKDMVKDQTYFLSHLSQAQLKRLIFPLGCIPKDEVRMLAKSFNLPNQDRKDSQGICFLGKIKFSEFVARHIGESEGVILEAESGDYLGNHRGFWFYTIGQRQGLRLPGGPWYVVEKDIKNNVVYVSRNYFSVDKKRRLFRVGSLKWLSGLPPRQISQLQCKVRHGPGFYNCSLAMEVDEHGQEVAVVRISEDDQGLAAGQFAAFYNGRTCIGSGVILESWDDQGYPICERALEIARMEDKSKLGKPVKIMVKPEQSFATI